In Gammaproteobacteria bacterium, a single genomic region encodes these proteins:
- a CDS encoding DUF721 domain-containing protein, translating to MTTSTSRPKSIHQILSARQGGLSDLIAGASARMELTQQVTKYLPLAMHDHCWVTAINDAELTIVTDSPAWASKLRYLSRDLIRKLKQESTLPNIRYVKVKVSPNTVDTT from the coding sequence ATGACAACTTCAACTTCACGACCAAAATCAATCCACCAAATACTCAGCGCTCGCCAAGGCGGTCTGTCCGACTTGATCGCTGGTGCCAGTGCTCGTATGGAACTGACTCAGCAAGTAACCAAATACCTACCGCTAGCAATGCATGACCATTGTTGGGTGACGGCAATTAACGACGCTGAATTAACGATTGTCACTGACTCACCAGCCTGGGCGTCCAAACTGCGTTACTTAAGCCGTGATCTCATCCGCAAACTCAAACAAGAGTCGACGCTACCCAACATTCGCTACGTCAAAGTAAAGGTATCGCCCAATACGGTAGACACGACCTAA
- the ftsZ gene encoding cell division protein FtsZ: IICNTDAKAIEQSRIPNKIQLGPYLTQGLGAGADPEVGKKATEESLEEIKRILEVNTKMAFITVGMGGGTGTGGAPVIAQVAKEMGILTVAVVTKPFSFEGNKRAAIADAGIEALGQYVDSLITIPNEKLLSVFDRNTSLLDAFKGANDVLLGAVQGIAQLITRPGLINVDFADVRTVMSEMGMAMMGSGVASGEDRAREAAERAVASPLLEDINIAGARGILVNVTAGLDLSVGEFAEVGDTIKAFASDDATVVVGTVLDAEIGDEIRVTVVATGLGQELRKPVEETPVRLVYKEANGGEVDYENLDRPTVLRGNPVATGGHYAGQGSSSSNLEYLDVPAFLRRQAD, from the coding sequence TTATCATTTGCAATACCGATGCCAAAGCAATAGAACAAAGCAGGATTCCCAATAAAATTCAGCTCGGACCTTACCTGACACAGGGATTGGGGGCCGGTGCGGATCCCGAGGTAGGTAAAAAAGCTACTGAAGAATCCCTCGAAGAAATTAAACGTATTCTGGAAGTAAATACCAAAATGGCTTTTATTACCGTGGGAATGGGTGGTGGTACCGGTACCGGTGGTGCTCCAGTGATTGCACAGGTGGCTAAGGAAATGGGTATATTGACAGTCGCTGTAGTGACTAAACCGTTTTCATTTGAGGGCAATAAGCGCGCAGCAATTGCTGATGCTGGGATAGAAGCCTTAGGTCAGTACGTCGATTCCCTTATTACTATTCCTAACGAGAAATTGCTCTCCGTATTTGATCGCAATACATCGCTGCTTGATGCCTTTAAAGGCGCCAATGATGTGTTGCTTGGTGCAGTGCAGGGTATTGCTCAGTTAATCACTCGTCCGGGTTTGATTAATGTTGACTTTGCTGATGTGCGTACAGTGATGTCCGAAATGGGCATGGCTATGATGGGTTCAGGTGTGGCGAGCGGTGAAGATCGTGCTAGAGAAGCTGCCGAACGTGCAGTGGCTAGCCCCTTACTGGAGGATATTAATATTGCTGGCGCGCGCGGTATTTTGGTTAATGTCACCGCAGGCCTGGATCTTTCTGTTGGTGAGTTCGCTGAAGTAGGCGATACCATTAAAGCTTTTGCATCGGATGACGCCACAGTTGTGGTGGGCACGGTATTGGATGCAGAGATCGGTGATGAAATTCGTGTCACCGTTGTTGCTACAGGTTTAGGTCAGGAGTTGCGCAAGCCTGTTGAGGAAACACCCGTTAGGTTGGTGTATAAAGAAGCGAATGGTGGTGAAGTCGACTATGAGAATCTGGATCGCCCTACCGTACTGCGCGGTAATCCAGTTGCAACAGGGGGACATTATGCGGGTCAAGGTTCATCTAGCAGCAATCTGGAATATCTTGATGTGCCTGCATTTTTACGTCGCCAAGCCGATTAA
- a CDS encoding UDP-3-O-acyl-N-acetylglucosamine deacetylase, with protein sequence MIRQRTLKNVIRATGVGLHTGKKILLTLRPAAVDTGIIFRRIDLDDNPEIPAHPHNVGDTSMSTTLVHNDIRISTVEHLLSAMAGLGIDNAYVDISAAEVPIMDGSAGPFVFLLQSAGIEEQNAAKRFIRIKQVVEVVDGDKWVRFEPFDGFKVTFSIDFDHPAFRERAQTATLDFSTTSFVKEVSRARTFGFMRDLEQLQARNLALGGSMENAIVVDDYRILNEDGLRYDDEFVKHKVLDAIGDLYLLGHSLIGAFSGHKSGHALNNRLLRELLSNEEAWEIVTFDESEPAPISFTQPVSVS encoded by the coding sequence ATGATTAGACAACGAACTCTAAAAAATGTGATTCGCGCAACGGGTGTGGGATTGCATACCGGTAAAAAGATATTGCTAACGTTGCGCCCCGCAGCCGTGGACACGGGCATTATTTTTCGTCGTATTGATCTTGATGATAATCCTGAGATTCCGGCACATCCTCATAACGTAGGTGATACCAGCATGTCGACCACGCTGGTACATAACGATATTCGCATATCGACGGTTGAGCATTTACTCTCTGCTATGGCAGGGCTCGGCATTGATAACGCCTATGTCGATATTAGTGCTGCTGAAGTGCCAATTATGGATGGTAGTGCTGGTCCGTTTGTATTTTTACTGCAATCGGCTGGCATCGAAGAGCAAAATGCTGCCAAGCGTTTTATTCGTATTAAACAGGTTGTCGAAGTCGTTGATGGTGACAAGTGGGTGCGGTTTGAGCCTTTCGATGGTTTCAAAGTAACGTTTAGCATCGACTTTGATCATCCAGCGTTTCGCGAGCGCGCACAAACAGCCACGCTGGATTTCTCGACTACTTCCTTTGTTAAAGAGGTCAGTCGTGCACGTACATTTGGTTTTATGCGTGATCTTGAACAATTACAAGCACGTAATTTAGCCCTGGGCGGAAGCATGGAGAATGCGATTGTAGTAGATGACTACCGTATTCTTAATGAAGATGGCCTGCGCTATGACGACGAATTTGTTAAGCATAAAGTGCTTGATGCGATTGGTGATTTGTATCTGTTGGGACACAGCCTGATTGGCGCATTTAGTGGTCATAAGTCTGGTCACGCACTTAATAACCGTTTGTTGCGTGAATTGCTTAGCAACGAAGAAGCTTGGGAAATTGTTACGTTTGATGAATCTGAGCCGGCACCAATATCGTTTACTCAGCCTGTCTCTGTTAGTTAG